In one window of Nakamurella alba DNA:
- a CDS encoding sigma-70 family RNA polymerase sigma factor — MDRGRERAYTAFVVENGAALAGLSGALAGDRDDAQDLLSEALVAIWKNWGKVVAADRPVAYARRVVVATHLRLGRSRTAQLRIRKRLSALPVPESGGETFRQVDNADLINRCLDELPASQRAAVVLRHYLDLTSEDIARELNCSPAAARTHLSRGHAKLAAVLAQEAAR, encoded by the coding sequence ATGGACCGGGGTCGGGAGCGCGCGTACACGGCATTCGTCGTGGAGAACGGCGCTGCGCTCGCAGGTCTGTCCGGTGCGTTGGCCGGCGATCGCGACGATGCCCAGGACCTGTTGTCCGAAGCGCTGGTGGCGATCTGGAAGAACTGGGGGAAGGTCGTCGCCGCCGACCGGCCGGTCGCGTACGCGCGGCGGGTGGTCGTGGCGACACATCTGCGGCTGGGCCGGAGCCGGACCGCGCAGCTGCGTATCCGTAAACGGCTCTCGGCGCTGCCGGTGCCCGAGTCCGGCGGCGAGACCTTCCGTCAGGTGGACAACGCCGACCTGATCAATCGGTGCCTCGACGAACTGCCGGCGAGTCAGCGGGCCGCCGTCGTGCTGCGCCACTACCTCGATCTCACCTCCGAGGACATCGCCCGCGAGCTGAACTGCTCGCCCGCGGCTGCCCGGACCCATCTCAGCCGCGGTCACGCCAAGTTGGCCGCGGTACTCGCCCAGGAGGCTGCGCGATGA
- a CDS encoding amidohydrolase family protein: MTAANRIVGATVWTGEHTLHDAEIVWSVETGTIEYVGPSRGPAGDGDIDGTGRLVLPGFVNGHTHAGMGVLRGYSDDVHLHTWLGHVRAIELRMTADDILAGLRLAMAEMLRSGTVGFVDMFEWTTPLLGAVVDAGLRVNAAPTVFAYDAVAFPSAATATGAQVLDATPGLAAEFAGEQRITVTYGLHAPYTCPPEMLSDVAARRADNGIGIQIHLSETRREVAESLEQWGVSPIRHVADLGLLPGRLHVAHAVHPEPGDLGLLAGPGVTVSHNPVSNLKLGAGIAPVPEYLAGDVALGLGTDSVASNNTLDMYEELKTAILLPRGVANDPQVITGRSVLKMATAGSAKALDQGLSGVLAIGEQADLQVLDVSGTTAAPFTDAVSFACYAARGSDVTDVVIAGRVVVSGGRCLTIDEDAVRAEVTERATRLRGELADGDPRPVRS, from the coding sequence GTGACTGCTGCCAACAGGATCGTCGGCGCCACCGTCTGGACCGGCGAGCACACGCTGCACGACGCCGAGATCGTCTGGTCCGTGGAGACCGGCACGATCGAGTACGTCGGGCCGTCCCGCGGTCCGGCCGGCGACGGGGACATCGACGGCACCGGACGGCTGGTGCTGCCCGGGTTCGTCAACGGGCACACCCACGCCGGGATGGGCGTGCTGCGCGGCTACTCCGACGACGTCCACCTGCACACCTGGCTCGGCCATGTCCGGGCCATCGAGCTCCGGATGACGGCCGACGACATCCTGGCCGGGCTGCGGCTCGCGATGGCCGAGATGCTGCGCAGCGGCACCGTCGGTTTCGTCGACATGTTCGAGTGGACGACCCCGCTGCTCGGTGCCGTGGTCGACGCCGGCTTGCGGGTCAACGCGGCGCCGACGGTGTTCGCCTACGACGCCGTGGCGTTCCCGTCCGCGGCGACCGCCACCGGCGCCCAGGTACTGGACGCCACCCCGGGTCTGGCCGCCGAGTTCGCCGGCGAACAGCGGATCACCGTGACCTACGGCCTGCACGCCCCGTACACCTGCCCGCCGGAGATGCTGTCCGACGTCGCCGCCCGGCGTGCGGACAACGGGATCGGCATCCAGATCCACCTGTCGGAGACGCGGCGGGAGGTGGCGGAATCCCTGGAGCAGTGGGGGGTCTCGCCGATCCGGCACGTCGCCGACCTCGGCCTGCTGCCGGGCCGTTTGCACGTCGCGCACGCCGTGCACCCCGAGCCGGGTGACCTCGGGCTGCTGGCCGGTCCCGGCGTGACCGTCTCGCACAACCCGGTGTCGAACCTGAAGCTGGGCGCCGGGATCGCGCCAGTGCCGGAGTATCTCGCCGGCGACGTGGCGCTCGGCCTCGGTACCGATTCGGTGGCGTCGAACAACACTCTCGACATGTACGAGGAACTAAAGACCGCGATCCTGCTGCCGCGTGGCGTGGCCAACGACCCGCAGGTGATCACCGGCAGGTCGGTGCTGAAGATGGCCACCGCCGGAAGTGCGAAGGCATTGGACCAGGGGCTGTCCGGGGTGCTGGCGATCGGTGAGCAGGCCGACCTCCAGGTGCTGGACGTGTCCGGGACGACCGCCGCGCCGTTCACCGACGCGGTGTCCTTCGCCTGCTACGCCGCCCGCGGCTCCGATGTCACCGATGTGGTGATCGCCGGTCGGGTCGTGGTGTCCGGCGGTCGGTGCCTGACCATCGACGAGGACGCGGTGCGGGCCGAGGTGACCGAACGCGCGACCCGGCTGCGCGGGGAACTGGCGGACGGCGACCCGCGGCCGGTGCGCAGCTGA
- a CDS encoding DUF3618 domain-containing protein: MARDPDTIQAEIERARDALAITVDQLTVRANPKRVVDQGKARLQATLNDPKVKIALAAAGTLVAVLIVRRIFR, encoded by the coding sequence GTGGCCCGCGACCCGGACACCATCCAGGCCGAGATCGAGCGCGCCCGCGACGCCCTCGCCATCACCGTCGACCAGCTCACCGTGCGCGCGAATCCCAAGCGCGTCGTGGACCAGGGCAAGGCCCGGCTGCAGGCGACGCTGAACGACCCGAAGGTCAAGATCGCGCTCGCCGCCGCCGGCACCCTGGTCGCCGTGCTGATCGTCCGGCGCATCTTCCGCTGA
- a CDS encoding DUF222 domain-containing protein, with product MSRHRKSKKAAAGVRPLQASVSVEERAAAALALISGTDPAKLRGRQVIEGIVSGFAAVSFLQAELQSWILALTLPGKITSAKGLLKYPAKHAGEETSQIRAARRSMAGAEISAALVYAPITGGMKVDRARLLREVMTDTLAAQREGRVDQVRVTMIGNHAERLADQDLIPEFERRALKVAPGLPPAKLEQMLDRIRMDLEPEDAAGAERLAFHDRKTGTTPPVHAMARFFADLRAEDAAVVNDVIDRVARSLDMFDGRTLEQRRADVFAMIFEELSEHHILDLREVLATAAYLADDPDLANAAREAENGEEQATSAGSDGDTTPDNPTATDAGPESDSYSQGDGAPLGEESGTTGEQEAPEGAEGAGTRTADQESPTSSSPTSERPANDETTHTSGDPVPAGTEHPAAGPTSERHEQTSDLDEAGSYEDAMVSEDAEDRPRGHGEEADAPEQGSGSHDSDVVEPDDGPADDPGTADGPTTPNSGPGDLGDVSETPDLSTNLSADGATDPIGDTGDLVDDSETPDLSPEASMDGASEPSNTADPGDGGGSTSPDSQDHHSSANRTADEGGAESATDEMPADGDVLTDEDDWAIHAANHPSGAHYRSCRSRRSGAQDRLHNFHLACLQHNIDPNWDPRPLSQQLRYVNGVLVDGTGHPVMSGAAGPRTVSPYRRVHLVVTVSLDTLLGKANHPGDLDGHTISAELARSIADSARTVTMLAADPATGAPAGVSERHYVPGAALRRKVLLLSQTCSWHGCNKKAERCDVDHGVPFDHDDPANGGKTSLCNLRPFCRFHHRLKTHTDWTVTENPNRTASVVSALGRRTIRPAPAITHPAEWDEPAPF from the coding sequence GTGTCCCGTCATCGGAAGTCGAAGAAGGCCGCCGCGGGTGTGCGCCCCTTGCAGGCCTCCGTCTCGGTCGAGGAGAGAGCCGCCGCGGCTCTGGCCTTGATCTCCGGCACGGACCCCGCGAAGCTGCGCGGTCGACAGGTCATCGAGGGCATCGTGTCCGGCTTCGCAGCGGTGTCGTTCCTGCAGGCCGAGTTGCAGTCCTGGATCCTCGCGCTGACGCTGCCCGGCAAGATCACCTCTGCCAAAGGTCTTCTCAAGTACCCGGCCAAGCACGCCGGCGAAGAGACCTCCCAGATCCGGGCGGCACGGCGAAGTATGGCGGGTGCGGAAATCTCCGCAGCCCTGGTGTACGCCCCGATCACCGGCGGGATGAAAGTCGATCGGGCCCGGCTGTTGCGCGAGGTCATGACCGACACCCTGGCGGCACAGCGCGAAGGCCGGGTGGATCAGGTCCGGGTCACCATGATCGGCAACCACGCCGAGCGTCTCGCCGATCAGGATCTCATCCCAGAGTTCGAACGCCGCGCTCTCAAGGTCGCGCCGGGCCTCCCGCCGGCGAAGCTGGAGCAGATGCTCGACCGGATCCGGATGGATCTCGAACCCGAGGATGCCGCCGGCGCCGAGCGTCTCGCCTTCCACGACCGGAAGACGGGGACTACACCTCCGGTGCATGCGATGGCCAGGTTCTTCGCCGACCTCCGCGCCGAGGATGCGGCCGTGGTGAACGACGTCATCGATCGGGTCGCCCGCTCGCTGGACATGTTCGACGGCCGGACACTGGAACAGCGCCGGGCTGACGTCTTCGCCATGATCTTCGAGGAGCTCTCCGAGCACCACATCCTCGATCTGCGCGAGGTCCTCGCCACCGCCGCCTATCTCGCCGATGACCCTGACCTCGCGAACGCCGCTCGTGAGGCGGAGAACGGGGAGGAGCAAGCGACCTCAGCAGGCTCCGACGGCGACACGACCCCGGACAACCCGACGGCGACCGACGCCGGTCCTGAGTCCGACTCCTACTCCCAGGGCGATGGCGCGCCTTTGGGCGAGGAGTCCGGAACTACCGGCGAACAGGAAGCGCCGGAAGGCGCCGAAGGGGCCGGAACTCGAACCGCCGACCAGGAATCGCCGACATCGAGCTCTCCCACGAGCGAACGCCCCGCGAACGATGAGACCACCCATACCAGCGGGGATCCCGTTCCCGCCGGGACCGAGCACCCTGCAGCAGGGCCCACCAGCGAACGACACGAGCAGACCTCCGACCTCGACGAGGCCGGTTCCTACGAGGACGCAATGGTCAGCGAGGACGCGGAAGACCGGCCCAGAGGACACGGCGAAGAAGCTGACGCGCCCGAGCAGGGCTCCGGTTCACATGACAGCGACGTCGTGGAACCGGACGACGGACCGGCCGACGACCCCGGGACTGCCGATGGCCCCACCACACCGAACAGCGGCCCAGGCGATCTCGGCGACGTGTCCGAGACTCCCGACCTGAGCACCAACCTCTCCGCCGACGGAGCCACCGATCCGATCGGCGACACCGGCGACCTCGTCGACGACTCGGAGACTCCCGACCTGAGCCCCGAAGCCTCCATGGACGGCGCGTCCGAGCCGAGCAACACCGCAGATCCCGGGGACGGCGGCGGGAGCACATCTCCGGACTCGCAGGATCACCACTCCTCGGCGAACCGCACGGCCGACGAGGGCGGCGCGGAGTCGGCGACCGACGAGATGCCCGCAGACGGCGATGTTCTCACCGACGAGGACGACTGGGCGATCCACGCCGCGAACCACCCGTCAGGGGCGCACTACAGGTCGTGCCGGTCCAGACGGTCAGGGGCACAGGACCGCCTCCACAACTTCCACCTGGCCTGTCTGCAGCACAACATCGACCCGAATTGGGATCCTCGACCACTGTCCCAACAGCTCAGATACGTGAACGGTGTCCTGGTCGACGGCACCGGCCACCCCGTCATGTCCGGAGCAGCCGGCCCCCGCACCGTCAGCCCCTACCGGCGCGTGCACCTGGTCGTCACCGTGTCCCTGGACACCCTGCTGGGAAAGGCGAACCACCCCGGCGACCTCGACGGCCACACGATCTCAGCAGAGCTCGCCCGTTCGATCGCCGACTCCGCGCGCACCGTCACGATGCTGGCCGCCGATCCGGCGACCGGCGCGCCGGCCGGGGTGTCCGAGCGCCACTACGTGCCCGGTGCCGCGCTGCGCCGCAAGGTCCTGCTGCTCTCGCAGACCTGCTCCTGGCACGGGTGCAACAAGAAGGCCGAACGCTGCGATGTGGATCATGGCGTGCCGTTCGACCACGACGACCCCGCGAACGGCGGGAAGACGAGCCTGTGCAACCTGCGGCCCTTCTGCCGGTTCCATCACCGGCTGAAGACCCACACCGACTGGACCGTCACCGAGAACCCCAACCGCACGGCGTCCGTCGTCAGCGCGCTCGGTCGCCGCACCATCCGGCCCGCACCGGCCATTACCCACCCTGCCGAGTGGGACGAGCCTGCGCCGTTCTGA
- a CDS encoding enolase C-terminal domain-like protein: MRITDVEVHRYTIPAATPFDWRDGLPGSEPAQTAAWLRITTDEGIDGIAWTLRGVIVADIVERRLRHELIGADPLRREWLWHRVWEIDRIEEMPIYALGLVDIALWDIAAKQARLPLHQFLGGYRDSLPAYASTVTYGSIEQYLDIADQCRELGYPAIKLHAWGDAKRDSALITALRDHVGDDYALMYDGSAGFDLPDAVYVGHALADAGYLWYEEPMREFNVTAHRWLADQVRVPLLVAETSDGAHMNTADFITTGCAQYVRTDAMMKGGITGALRIAHLADAFRLRAEVHGGGLAHAHLCLAIPNTTYYESLIPDVPVVREPLVGADGHVRVSDAVGIGWEEGAELPWA, translated from the coding sequence ATGCGTATCACCGATGTCGAGGTCCACCGGTACACCATCCCCGCCGCCACACCCTTCGACTGGCGGGACGGCCTCCCCGGCTCCGAACCCGCGCAGACCGCCGCCTGGCTCCGCATCACCACCGACGAAGGCATCGACGGCATCGCCTGGACCCTGCGCGGCGTCATCGTCGCCGACATCGTCGAGCGCCGGCTCCGCCACGAGCTCATCGGCGCCGACCCGCTCCGCCGGGAATGGCTCTGGCACCGCGTCTGGGAGATCGACCGCATCGAGGAGATGCCCATCTATGCCCTCGGTCTCGTCGACATCGCCCTCTGGGACATCGCCGCCAAGCAGGCCCGGCTCCCCCTGCACCAGTTCCTCGGCGGCTACCGCGACTCCCTCCCCGCCTACGCCAGCACAGTCACCTACGGCTCCATCGAGCAGTACCTCGACATCGCCGACCAGTGCCGGGAACTCGGCTACCCCGCCATCAAGCTGCACGCCTGGGGCGACGCGAAGCGCGACTCCGCCCTCATCACCGCGCTACGCGACCACGTCGGCGACGACTACGCCCTGATGTACGACGGCAGCGCCGGTTTCGACCTCCCGGACGCCGTCTACGTCGGTCACGCCCTCGCCGACGCCGGCTACCTCTGGTACGAGGAGCCGATGCGCGAGTTCAACGTCACCGCGCACCGCTGGCTCGCCGACCAGGTCCGCGTCCCGCTGCTCGTGGCCGAGACCAGCGACGGCGCGCACATGAACACCGCCGACTTCATCACCACCGGCTGCGCGCAGTACGTCCGCACCGACGCGATGATGAAGGGCGGCATCACCGGCGCCCTGCGCATAGCCCACCTCGCCGATGCCTTCCGGCTGCGCGCCGAGGTGCACGGCGGCGGCCTCGCCCACGCCCACCTCTGCCTCGCCATCCCCAACACCACCTACTACGAGTCGCTCATCCCCGACGTCCCCGTCGTCCGGGAACCGCTGGTCGGGGCCGACGGGCACGTGCGTGTGTCCGACGCTGTCGGCATCGGATGGGAGGAGGGGGCGGAGCTGCCGTGGGCCTAG
- a CDS encoding 2-hydroxyacid dehydrogenase, whose protein sequence is MRIQVRDRELGKYFRTMLEDRLPDDELHWVDPDTPAPLTGAEVFIGPRFTAADAGTADRLRLVQVAGAGLDAIDLSALPPGAACANLYRHEHSIAEYALAATVLLRRDLLVQDRGLRDGRWLTPSRSPGMQHGRDLRSARVGFIGFGHIGRTCWNLFRAAGVAAGAAVSLSGASGRPLDGLEWWDDLDRLDDLCAASDVIILSLPAEQGTLDLIGAAQLEALGPDGILVNVGRGPVVSQDALYEALSSGAIKGAAIDVWYHYPAGSEVVAPADHDFGALPNVLMTPHVSGATRETHLARLDDIVENIERLRTGRPLLNLVTG, encoded by the coding sequence GTGAGGATCCAGGTGCGGGACCGGGAGCTCGGGAAGTACTTCCGGACGATGCTGGAGGACCGACTCCCCGACGACGAGCTGCACTGGGTCGACCCCGACACTCCCGCACCCCTGACCGGTGCCGAGGTCTTCATCGGTCCGAGGTTCACCGCCGCCGACGCGGGTACCGCCGACCGTCTCCGCCTGGTCCAGGTCGCCGGCGCCGGCCTCGACGCCATCGACCTCTCGGCGCTACCGCCGGGTGCGGCCTGTGCCAACCTCTACCGTCACGAACACTCCATCGCCGAGTACGCCCTGGCCGCGACGGTGCTGCTGCGCCGCGACCTGCTGGTCCAGGACCGCGGGCTGCGCGATGGCCGCTGGCTGACCCCGTCCCGTTCGCCTGGGATGCAGCACGGCCGCGATCTGAGATCCGCCCGGGTCGGGTTCATCGGGTTCGGTCACATCGGCCGGACGTGCTGGAACCTGTTCCGCGCTGCCGGAGTTGCTGCTGGCGCCGCGGTCTCCCTGTCCGGCGCCTCCGGCCGTCCCCTCGATGGGTTGGAGTGGTGGGACGACCTGGACCGCCTTGACGACCTGTGCGCAGCATCGGACGTGATCATCCTCAGCCTGCCCGCCGAGCAAGGCACCCTCGACCTGATCGGTGCCGCGCAGCTCGAGGCGCTCGGTCCGGACGGCATCCTGGTCAACGTCGGTCGCGGGCCGGTGGTCTCCCAAGATGCGTTGTACGAGGCACTGTCGTCCGGCGCGATCAAGGGAGCGGCGATCGACGTCTGGTACCACTACCCGGCAGGTTCCGAGGTGGTGGCGCCCGCCGATCACGACTTCGGTGCCCTGCCCAACGTCCTGATGACCCCGCACGTCTCCGGCGCCACCCGCGAAACCCACCTCGCCCGGCTCGACGACATCGTCGAGAACATCGAGCGCCTGCGCACCGGCCGGCCGCTGTTGAACCTGGTCACTGGCTAG
- a CDS encoding Ig-like domain-containing protein gives MRFTRFVRGSAHERRTRVLPVVLGVAGVLALVAGCTSGSEQGAVVTVTTDSAATSPAATSSSQVTVSSSGEGTSNGQLPSSASSLTTSSTTSSSTPVLPSAEVTASPKFGTTDLSPSGAITIKVANGTIKDLTMTNPDGKVIKGTVAADKKSWVLGEVLGFGKTYTVKGTATGEDGKAVAIKGTYGMLSEDNKADSNITPGDGEVVGIAQPIIIRFPTEPENKAEIEKHLKITTEPEVEGSWGWIHHDDAWGIDWRPKDYWPANTKVHVEADLYGLKYADGMYGSTDLTTDFTIGRAQVVYADATTFQIVVKQGCTKANDPDSCTSTTATYPASYGSGDDIGDVNRVTRSGIHVVNELLPVHKMSNPEYGYENVTEYWDVRISNNGEFIHQNSGTVGDQGVVNVSHGCINLSAENAEAYFKSALIGDPVEVTGTSVQLSAADGDIFDWTVSWGEWQSLSAS, from the coding sequence ATGCGGTTCACGCGGTTCGTCCGGGGGTCGGCACACGAGCGGCGCACACGGGTCCTGCCCGTCGTGCTCGGTGTCGCCGGTGTTCTCGCCCTGGTGGCGGGGTGCACGAGCGGGTCCGAGCAGGGTGCGGTCGTCACCGTCACCACCGATTCCGCGGCGACCAGCCCGGCGGCCACTTCGAGCTCCCAGGTCACCGTCAGCAGTTCCGGCGAGGGCACGAGCAACGGCCAGCTGCCCAGCTCCGCGTCGTCGCTGACCACCTCCAGCACCACCAGCTCGAGCACCCCGGTGCTGCCGTCCGCCGAGGTCACCGCCTCGCCGAAGTTCGGCACCACCGATCTCTCGCCGTCCGGCGCGATCACCATCAAGGTGGCCAACGGCACCATCAAGGACCTGACCATGACCAACCCGGACGGGAAGGTCATCAAGGGCACCGTCGCGGCGGACAAGAAGTCGTGGGTGCTGGGCGAGGTGCTCGGTTTCGGCAAGACCTACACCGTCAAGGGCACCGCGACCGGCGAGGACGGCAAGGCCGTTGCGATCAAGGGCACCTACGGGATGCTCTCCGAGGACAACAAGGCCGACTCCAACATCACCCCCGGCGACGGCGAGGTCGTCGGCATCGCGCAGCCGATCATCATCCGCTTCCCGACCGAGCCGGAGAACAAGGCCGAGATCGAGAAGCACCTGAAGATCACCACCGAGCCCGAGGTCGAGGGCTCCTGGGGCTGGATCCACCACGACGACGCCTGGGGCATCGACTGGCGGCCGAAGGACTACTGGCCGGCGAACACCAAGGTGCACGTCGAAGCTGATCTCTACGGCCTGAAGTACGCCGACGGCATGTACGGCTCCACCGACCTGACCACCGACTTCACCATCGGTCGCGCGCAGGTCGTCTACGCCGACGCCACCACGTTCCAGATCGTGGTCAAGCAGGGCTGTACCAAGGCCAACGACCCCGACTCCTGCACCAGCACCACTGCGACCTACCCGGCCTCCTACGGCTCCGGTGACGACATCGGCGACGTGAACCGGGTGACCCGCTCCGGCATCCACGTGGTCAACGAGCTGCTGCCGGTGCACAAGATGAGCAACCCGGAGTACGGCTACGAGAACGTCACCGAGTACTGGGACGTCCGGATCAGCAACAACGGCGAGTTCATCCACCAGAACTCCGGCACCGTCGGCGATCAGGGCGTGGTGAACGTGAGCCACGGCTGCATCAACCTGTCCGCGGAGAACGCCGAGGCCTACTTCAAGTCGGCACTGATCGGCGACCCGGTCGAGGTGACCGGTACCAGCGTGCAGTTGTCCGCCGCGGACGGCGACATCTTCGACTGGACCGTGTCGTGGGGCGAGTGGCAGAGCCTGTCGGCCTCCTGA
- the bcp gene encoding thioredoxin-dependent thiol peroxidase, protein MQTELPDVGDPAPTFTLPDADGSPVSLADFAGQRVIVYFYPAAMTPGCTTQACDFSAAKGELDTAGYTVLGISPDAPAKLATFAEKSDLSITLLSDADRSVMQAYGAFGEKKNYGKIVQGVIRSTFVVGPDGRIEQAWRNVKATGHVARVLKELGLAA, encoded by the coding sequence ATGCAGACCGAACTCCCGGACGTCGGGGACCCCGCGCCCACCTTCACCCTGCCCGACGCCGACGGTTCACCGGTGAGCCTGGCGGACTTCGCCGGCCAGCGGGTGATCGTGTACTTCTACCCGGCCGCGATGACGCCGGGCTGCACCACGCAGGCCTGCGACTTCAGCGCGGCCAAGGGTGAGCTGGACACCGCCGGCTACACGGTGCTCGGCATCTCGCCCGACGCGCCGGCCAAGCTCGCGACGTTCGCCGAGAAGAGCGACCTGTCCATCACCCTGCTGTCCGACGCCGACCGCTCGGTCATGCAGGCCTACGGGGCCTTCGGCGAGAAGAAGAACTACGGCAAGATCGTCCAGGGCGTCATCCGCTCCACCTTCGTCGTCGGGCCGGACGGCCGGATCGAGCAGGCCTGGCGCAACGTCAAGGCCACCGGCCACGTCGCCCGGGTCCTCAAGGAGCTCGGTCTGGCCGCCTGA
- a CDS encoding amidohydrolase family protein: protein MTETPVIDSHHHVWDLAARDQPWTADLPLLRRTYHYSDLAPALDVNGVTGTVLVQTVPDPDETPEMLAAAAANPRIAGVVGWVDLTAPDVSHRLDALREAPGAEKLVGIRHLVSNEPDPEWLCRPDVRRGLQAVADAGLVYDLLVWHHQLPAVVETVQAMEDLRFVLDHGGKPAIREGLQEPWAGHIAAIAATERCAAKLSGLAVEAAPGWTADDLRPWTDHLLDAFGPSRTMYGSDWPVCLLAGTYQDMWNATALALASLSAGERSAVLGTVAHDWYQI, encoded by the coding sequence TTGACTGAGACTCCGGTCATCGACTCGCACCATCATGTCTGGGATCTCGCCGCCCGCGACCAACCCTGGACCGCCGACCTCCCCCTCCTCCGCCGCACGTACCACTATTCCGACCTGGCACCGGCCCTCGACGTCAATGGCGTCACCGGAACCGTCCTGGTCCAGACGGTCCCCGATCCCGACGAGACCCCCGAGATGCTCGCCGCCGCAGCAGCCAACCCGCGGATCGCCGGCGTCGTCGGCTGGGTCGACCTCACCGCGCCCGATGTCAGCCACCGCCTCGACGCCCTGCGCGAGGCACCCGGTGCCGAGAAGCTCGTCGGCATCCGGCACCTCGTCTCGAACGAGCCCGATCCGGAGTGGCTCTGCCGGCCCGATGTGCGACGCGGACTGCAGGCGGTGGCGGACGCCGGGCTGGTGTACGACCTGCTGGTCTGGCACCACCAATTGCCTGCCGTCGTCGAGACGGTGCAGGCGATGGAGGATCTCCGGTTCGTGCTCGACCACGGCGGCAAACCGGCGATCCGGGAAGGACTGCAGGAGCCGTGGGCCGGCCACATCGCCGCCATCGCCGCCACCGAGAGGTGCGCCGCCAAACTCTCCGGCCTCGCGGTGGAAGCCGCACCGGGGTGGACCGCCGATGACCTGCGCCCGTGGACCGACCATCTTTTGGATGCCTTCGGCCCGTCCCGCACGATGTACGGCTCCGACTGGCCGGTCTGCCTGCTCGCCGGTACCTACCAGGACATGTGGAACGCCACCGCCCTGGCCCTCGCCTCCCTCTCAGCTGGCGAAAGATCAGCGGTCCTCGGCACTGTCGCACACGACTGGTACCAGATCTAG
- a CDS encoding L-rhamnose mutarotase: protein MRRIASVIRVRPEWEQRYRELHAAVPEGVLATLTAARITNYSIFLRDGLLFAYFEYLGEDWAADSARIAADPVTQEWWALTDPCQQPLDSAGPGERWVDAEEVFHLD, encoded by the coding sequence GTGCGCCGCATCGCGTCGGTGATCCGGGTCCGACCGGAGTGGGAGCAGCGCTACCGCGAGCTGCACGCCGCGGTGCCCGAGGGCGTGCTGGCGACGTTGACGGCGGCGCGGATCACCAATTACTCGATCTTCCTGCGGGACGGGTTGCTGTTCGCCTACTTCGAGTACCTGGGGGAGGACTGGGCGGCGGACAGCGCACGGATCGCCGCGGACCCGGTGACGCAGGAATGGTGGGCGCTGACCGACCCGTGCCAGCAGCCCCTCGACTCGGCGGGACCGGGCGAGCGCTGGGTGGATGCCGAGGAGGTGTTCCACCTTGACTGA
- a CDS encoding lipocalin-like domain-containing protein: MTDPEDHGLTDEEASEVRGVLLLRAESAAPSVTRALAEAVQRGPAWSPRRVLPVVAAVAVALLVIAVVVVVRQPGDRGATGPAQAELFGQWNVTELTVEGYGSVTEPGAPLGRIEFSQDQLALTGMCVRDSGTWTLDGSNLRYSNHSKLPEDCPTSTAPTPWRQFADEFANSEAQLELKDPDSLTLVLPSAGMSLLAVRADVSPTEDRMAGTWSITEMTVDGQVTDGPSDLLGNLVFSAGVRLMMPTMTIFVSCPPASTTWQLDGTRLLHGRLDYSKQHCIALTEPGQEFVTQFDLAAAEVSMPDANTLVLTLVKEGPESSLRAVRAADLSPSPVPNDLSESMPPLLPQSSAPTASSGG, translated from the coding sequence ATGACCGATCCCGAGGATCATGGGCTGACCGACGAGGAAGCCTCGGAGGTGCGAGGTGTGCTGTTGCTGCGGGCGGAGTCGGCTGCGCCCTCGGTGACCCGGGCGCTGGCGGAAGCCGTGCAGCGAGGGCCGGCGTGGTCCCCTCGTCGGGTCTTGCCGGTCGTAGCAGCCGTTGCGGTTGCTCTCCTCGTCATCGCAGTGGTCGTGGTCGTGCGACAGCCTGGGGACCGGGGCGCGACCGGTCCGGCACAGGCGGAACTCTTCGGCCAGTGGAACGTGACGGAGTTGACCGTCGAAGGCTATGGGTCCGTCACCGAACCGGGCGCTCCGCTCGGGCGGATCGAGTTCTCGCAAGATCAGCTCGCGCTCACCGGGATGTGCGTGCGTGATTCGGGAACGTGGACTCTGGACGGGAGCAACCTGCGATACTCGAACCACTCGAAGCTTCCGGAAGACTGCCCGACGTCGACTGCTCCGACCCCATGGCGACAGTTCGCGGACGAGTTCGCGAACTCCGAGGCTCAACTCGAGCTCAAGGATCCCGACAGCCTCACCTTGGTGCTTCCGAGCGCGGGAATGTCACTACTTGCCGTACGCGCCGATGTTTCGCCCACCGAGGACCGGATGGCCGGCACGTGGTCGATCACGGAGATGACGGTGGACGGGCAGGTGACCGATGGCCCCTCCGACCTACTCGGGAATCTCGTGTTCAGTGCCGGCGTCCGTCTGATGATGCCGACCATGACGATCTTCGTGAGCTGTCCGCCGGCGTCTACGACCTGGCAATTGGACGGGACTCGCTTGCTTCACGGAAGGTTGGACTACAGCAAGCAGCATTGCATCGCGCTGACCGAGCCCGGCCAGGAGTTCGTGACGCAGTTCGACCTCGCTGCTGCGGAGGTCTCGATGCCGGACGCGAACACGCTGGTACTCACCCTGGTCAAGGAAGGTCCCGAGTCGTCACTGCGGGCCGTCCGGGCGGCTGATCTTTCCCCGTCGCCGGTGCCGAACGATCTCTCCGAGTCGATGCCACCCTTGTTGCCGCAGTCGTCCGCTCCGACAGCGTCTTCCGGTGGCTGA